A region of the Burkholderia savannae genome:
CGATCTGCTCGCGACGCAGTTCATCTATTCGTTCTGACGCCGACGGCGCGACGGCGGGCGGCGTGCCGCACGCCCGTTCGCGCCGCATCCCGTTTTCCGTATCGCATATTGCCGCATATTGCATATCGCGCATCGCATATCGCGGCCGCATGACCCCGCGATGCGCCGATGCCGATCGACTTCCACCATTTGCCCATGACCGACACCTTCTCCCGCCGAGCCGAAGCGCTCGCACGCCGCTCGTACTACGAAGCCACCGCCGCCCGTCCCGACGACGACCCGACGCTCGACGGCACGCTCGACGTCGACGTCTGCGTGATCGGCGCCGGCTTCGCCGGCCTGTCGACCGCACTCGACTGCCGCGCGCGCGGCCTGTCGGTGGCCGTGCTCGATGCGTACCGGCCGGGCTGGGGCGCGTCGGGCAGAAACGGCGGGCAGATGATCGCGGGTTTCGCGAAGGACGGCGAAATCGAGCGCCAGCTCGGCATCGACGGCGCGCGCGGCGCATGGGCGCTGTCGCTCGACGCCGTCGCGCTCGTCGAAGAGCGCATCGCGCGCTACGGGATCGACTGCGACTTCACGCGCGGCTATCTCACGGTCGCGACGCATCCGCGCCGCGTGCCGGAACTGCGGCAATGGATGGACAGCGCGACGTCGCGCTGGGGCCACCCTTCGCTAGAATGGCTCGATGCCGATGCGATTCGCGCACGCATCGCGTCGCCGCGCTATGTCGCGGGCGTCCACGATCCGCTGTCCGGCCATCTGCATCCGCTCAAGTACTGCCTCGGTCTCGCCCAGGCGGCGCGCCGCGAAGGCGCGCTGCTGTTCTCGCACACGCCCGCGCTCGAAGTCGTGCGCGGCGCGCGGCCCGTCGTGCGCACGCAAGCGGGCGAGGTGCGCTGCCGCCACGTCGTCGCGTGCTGCAACGCGGGCCCGGGCGGCGTGCTGCCCGAGGCGACGGCCGCGCGCATCGCGCCGATCGCGTCGTACATCGTCGCGACCGAAGCGCTCGGCGCCGATCGTGCGAACGCGCTGATCCCGCGGCGCGAAGCGGTTTGCGACAACAATTTCTTTCTCGACTACTTCCGCTTGTCCGCCGACCACCGGATGCTGTTCGGCGGCCGCGCGAGCTCGTCGGGCGCATCGCCCGACTCGTTCGTCGACGCGATCCGCAGCCGGATGGTCGGCGCGTTCCCGCAGCTCGCCGACGTGCGCATCGAATTCGCGTGGGGCGGCTTCGTCGACGTGACGCGCAATCGCGCGCCGGACTTCGGCGCGATCGATCCGAACTACTTCTACCTTCAGGGCTTCAGCGGCCACGGCGTCGCGCTGACCGGCATCGCTGGCCGCATCGTCGCGAACGCGATCGCGGGCGATACGCGCGCATTCGATCTGTTCGCACGCTTCAGGCATCGACGCTTTCCGGGTGGCCCCGCGTGGCGGCAGCCCGCGCTCGAACTGGGCATGCTGTACCACCGCGTGCGCGAGCTGCTGTTCTGAACGCGCAATTCACCCGCCTTCGCCCGGCACGTTCGTCACTCGATTGCCACGATGCCGCAGGCAAGCGGCCGCTGCGCATGCATAAGACTCCGGGCGTTCGTTGCCTTCATGCATTCGATATTCGCGAGCGCGTTCTCCGTTTCAGCTCACTATGGAGAACGCCGCTCGAAGGCCCCTTCGATTCCGTCAAACGTTCCCGCCAAGCCCGATGGACTCGCGCTTCTCCATCTGAACGCAGAGCATCGTTTGGGCATGCTCGATCCCTTCTCGAACAGTCCTTGCAAAA
Encoded here:
- a CDS encoding NAD(P)/FAD-dependent oxidoreductase, translated to MTDTFSRRAEALARRSYYEATAARPDDDPTLDGTLDVDVCVIGAGFAGLSTALDCRARGLSVAVLDAYRPGWGASGRNGGQMIAGFAKDGEIERQLGIDGARGAWALSLDAVALVEERIARYGIDCDFTRGYLTVATHPRRVPELRQWMDSATSRWGHPSLEWLDADAIRARIASPRYVAGVHDPLSGHLHPLKYCLGLAQAARREGALLFSHTPALEVVRGARPVVRTQAGEVRCRHVVACCNAGPGGVLPEATAARIAPIASYIVATEALGADRANALIPRREAVCDNNFFLDYFRLSADHRMLFGGRASSSGASPDSFVDAIRSRMVGAFPQLADVRIEFAWGGFVDVTRNRAPDFGAIDPNYFYLQGFSGHGVALTGIAGRIVANAIAGDTRAFDLFARFRHRRFPGGPAWRQPALELGMLYHRVRELLF